The proteins below come from a single Prolixibacter sp. NT017 genomic window:
- a CDS encoding RNA polymerase sigma factor, translating to MNETTDLKLISSLKKGDHEAFDALYGRYAEGLYAFVTSILKNPSDAEEIVQNVFVKVWERRNTIEEKFSFKSYLFTIAYRDVITQLRKQNLLASIQINNNQEFPVNDDNAELEIEFFNIDKIYHDILEKLPEKRKEIFLLSREKGLSNKEIAEQLSISVKTVENQMTAALRTFREKLSQYGILGVLFFFLFVR from the coding sequence ATGAACGAAACTACAGACCTGAAGCTAATATCCAGCCTAAAAAAAGGAGATCACGAGGCATTCGACGCGCTGTACGGAAGATATGCCGAAGGGTTGTACGCCTTTGTAACAAGCATCCTGAAAAATCCGTCCGACGCGGAAGAGATCGTGCAAAATGTATTCGTCAAGGTTTGGGAACGTCGTAATACCATCGAAGAAAAATTCTCGTTCAAATCTTACCTGTTTACCATTGCCTACCGGGACGTCATTACCCAGTTGAGGAAACAAAATCTGCTGGCCTCCATTCAAATAAATAACAATCAAGAGTTTCCGGTAAATGATGACAATGCAGAGCTGGAAATCGAGTTCTTCAACATCGATAAGATATACCATGACATTCTGGAAAAACTGCCGGAAAAACGAAAAGAAATATTCCTGTTAAGCCGGGAAAAAGGATTATCGAACAAAGAGATTGCCGAGCAGTTGAGCATTTCGGTAAAAACTGTCGAAAATCAGATGACCGCAGCTTTGCGTACCTTCCGGGAGAAACTGTCACAATACGGCATCCTGGGCGTGTTATTTTTCTTCCTTTTTGTTCGGTAA
- a CDS encoding AraC family transcriptional regulator — MIRYLAVLNPLYATLFWAIVLTIGTLRINRAKFMLGMFMMVAFFLYLGHAFYFTRNFQIFTWYEWIYTLTSLAVFPMYYHYVRLLTVETRLKPSDLLHYLPGVIVAVASLFLIIFMGPINRLAYIHHLEHGSHSFYLSGNPWIDAYQMLFLLSRLVFGIQIFAYLILNIRLIRHHKENIAQYYSNPEELNLNWAQLMYIFLLLTSLAGFIFNALGRSTFLDNSVKLLIPSFIFSVLLFVIGYLGNRQDQIVSQIVKLDEMYPQEERPEKEPNDVVVKLEEYFTSEKAYLNKDLKIWEVSKMINSNRTYVSGIINKHYRMNFCTYVNHHRVKEARRMLETESFDGYTLEHIGDLSGFGSLNSFIRAFQKETGITPGKYREDRKVRKSDQSFAHINT, encoded by the coding sequence ATGATACGATATTTGGCTGTGCTCAATCCGCTTTACGCGACCCTTTTTTGGGCGATCGTGCTTACCATCGGAACGCTCCGGATAAACCGGGCCAAGTTTATGCTTGGCATGTTCATGATGGTGGCATTTTTTCTTTACCTGGGGCATGCTTTTTACTTTACCCGTAATTTTCAGATTTTCACGTGGTATGAATGGATCTACACGCTCACCAGTTTAGCTGTATTTCCGATGTATTACCACTACGTACGCTTACTGACAGTGGAAACCCGGCTAAAGCCTTCAGATCTGCTTCACTACCTTCCCGGAGTTATCGTGGCGGTCGCCAGTCTGTTTCTGATTATTTTCATGGGACCAATCAACCGACTCGCCTATATTCACCACTTAGAACATGGCTCACATTCTTTTTACCTCTCCGGCAACCCCTGGATTGATGCCTACCAAATGCTCTTCCTGCTGAGCCGACTAGTATTTGGCATTCAAATATTCGCCTACCTGATACTAAACATACGACTCATCAGACATCATAAAGAGAATATTGCTCAATATTATTCCAACCCCGAAGAGCTGAATCTCAATTGGGCGCAGCTGATGTATATTTTTCTGTTGCTTACCTCGTTGGCAGGTTTCATCTTCAATGCCCTTGGGCGTAGCACATTTCTCGACAACAGTGTGAAATTGCTCATTCCGTCATTCATTTTTTCCGTCTTACTGTTTGTTATCGGATACCTGGGAAACCGGCAAGATCAGATCGTTAGTCAGATTGTCAAACTCGACGAAATGTACCCCCAGGAAGAACGTCCGGAAAAGGAACCCAACGATGTGGTAGTTAAGTTGGAGGAATATTTTACCTCAGAAAAAGCTTACCTCAACAAAGACCTGAAAATTTGGGAAGTGTCAAAAATGATTAATAGTAACCGAACCTATGTTTCGGGCATCATCAACAAACACTACAGGATGAATTTTTGCACGTATGTTAACCATCACCGTGTGAAGGAAGCCCGACGGATGCTCGAAACCGAATCGTTCGACGGCTATACGCTGGAACATATTGGCGATCTGTCCGGATTCGGATCGTTGAATTCCTTCATCCGCGCATTTCAAAAAGAAACCGGCATTACTCCCGGCAAATACCGCGAGGATCGCAAGGTCAGGAAAAGCGACCAATCCTTTGCCCATATCAACACATAA
- a CDS encoding LysR family transcriptional regulator, translated as MTLLQLSYVLELSQHDSFSLAAKRLHISQPALSLQIRKLEEELSMQLFKRSPNRITLTAEGEIFAEQARELLLLADKLKDLPFELEKKPEGELRIGVISTLAPYWFTMFLDQFTQKYPDIRLTVKELKTEEIITQLKNGLLDAGFISTPVSAPGMVFRPLFYEKFYLYVSEQHELYSAESIDLNNVDLKEMWYLQEGNCFQNQVDSVCVYAKEPGEYQNIVYLSNSIESLCRVVENSGGITFIPEMATLSVSPEKEQMMKEIAGTPPVREISLVTTRISKSNRLIEFLLQEALNVVPKRMLASPVEKTLDTGLRF; from the coding sequence ATGACACTTTTGCAATTATCATACGTCCTGGAGTTGAGCCAACATGATTCTTTCTCGCTGGCAGCGAAAAGACTGCACATCTCACAACCGGCCCTCAGTCTGCAAATCCGTAAACTCGAGGAAGAGCTGAGCATGCAATTGTTCAAGCGCTCTCCAAACCGTATAACACTTACCGCAGAAGGAGAAATCTTTGCCGAACAGGCACGGGAACTGTTGCTATTGGCCGATAAATTGAAAGATTTGCCATTCGAGCTGGAGAAAAAGCCGGAGGGAGAACTCCGGATCGGAGTCATCTCAACACTTGCACCCTATTGGTTTACCATGTTTCTCGACCAGTTCACTCAGAAATATCCCGACATCCGGCTAACGGTAAAGGAATTAAAGACCGAAGAGATTATCACCCAACTGAAAAACGGCCTGTTGGATGCAGGCTTCATCTCCACTCCGGTGTCGGCGCCGGGAATGGTCTTCCGTCCGCTTTTCTATGAGAAATTCTACCTCTATGTATCCGAACAGCACGAGTTGTATTCAGCTGAAAGCATTGATTTAAACAACGTTGATTTGAAAGAGATGTGGTATCTGCAGGAAGGAAACTGCTTTCAAAACCAGGTCGATTCGGTATGTGTGTATGCGAAAGAACCCGGCGAGTACCAGAATATCGTCTATCTGTCCAACTCCATCGAATCGCTTTGCCGAGTGGTGGAAAACAGCGGCGGTATTACTTTCATTCCTGAAATGGCCACCCTTTCGGTAAGTCCTGAAAAAGAGCAAATGATGAAAGAAATAGCCGGAACACCACCAGTTCGTGAGATCAGTTTGGTTACCACCCGTATATCAAAAAGTAACCGCCTGATCGAGTTTCTTTTGCAGGAAGCGTTAAACGTAGTTCCCAAACGAATGCTGGCCAGTCCGGTAGAGAAGACATTGGACACCGGATTGCGTTTTTAA
- a CDS encoding Dps family protein — protein sequence METKRTNNNVVAQLNNVLADLQIVYQNMRAMHWLIKGPDFYQQHKMFEGFYTELADVVDDVAERILTLDGVPYHQFSEYLDQTSIEPVAEVPRGKETLKITVENFEHLLGEYREILEAASNIGDEGTVALFSEFIASTEKKLWMLNATLS from the coding sequence ATGGAAACAAAAAGAACAAACAACAACGTAGTAGCGCAATTGAATAATGTACTGGCCGACCTGCAAATCGTTTATCAAAACATGCGGGCGATGCACTGGCTGATTAAAGGCCCCGATTTTTACCAGCAACATAAGATGTTTGAAGGATTTTATACCGAGTTGGCTGATGTGGTGGACGACGTGGCCGAAAGAATCCTTACGTTGGACGGCGTGCCGTATCACCAGTTTAGCGAATACCTCGATCAGACCAGTATCGAACCGGTTGCCGAGGTGCCTCGTGGTAAAGAAACACTGAAAATAACTGTTGAAAACTTTGAGCATTTGCTCGGCGAGTACCGCGAAATACTGGAAGCTGCTTCGAACATTGGTGACGAGGGAACCGTCGCGTTGTTTAGCGAATTTATTGCCTCTACCGAGAAGAAGCTGTGGATGCTGAACGCTACCTTATCTTGA